A DNA window from Candidatus Methylomirabilota bacterium contains the following coding sequences:
- a CDS encoding amino acid ABC transporter substrate-binding protein: MATTRRSRGAQWLAVLLLAGVALAAPGSAGRGWGTADAQPKEFRVGVALSLSGIFSRDAALFKETYDLWAETVNRAGGIKVKGTGYPVRITYYDDESSPQKSAQLVERLAASDKVDLILGGFGSSIVFAASAVTEKYKYPYISGAASANPIFERGFKYVFATLNKTFDEVEGAAKVFSVAQPRPTRAAVIGSDHLFGKLSAEGFKKFLGEMGIEVVHFEIFPLDLTDYNSLLLKVKRQNPDLLLVGGLFSHALRVMKATKEVDFTPKGLAFSYGPTVPEFLKEFGKDAEGVIAASEWLPSFPFKDPVFGSAQAFADAIEKKYGHAADYVQAAAAGGLVAQQKAIETLGLTPPLAEKDREALMEQLHKQDIQTLYGQVKFGPDGGIVQKPPIAVQIQGGKFALVYPKQVGGVQAAKLGYPLTPWRSR; encoded by the coding sequence ATGGCGACGACACGGAGATCTCGCGGTGCGCAGTGGCTGGCGGTCTTGCTCCTGGCCGGGGTGGCGCTGGCGGCGCCGGGAAGCGCGGGGCGGGGGTGGGGCACCGCCGACGCGCAGCCCAAGGAGTTCCGGGTCGGCGTGGCCCTCTCGCTGAGCGGCATCTTCAGCCGCGACGCCGCGCTGTTCAAGGAGACCTACGACCTCTGGGCGGAGACGGTGAACCGCGCGGGCGGCATCAAGGTGAAGGGGACCGGCTACCCCGTCCGCATCACCTACTATGACGACGAGTCGAGCCCCCAGAAGAGCGCCCAGCTCGTCGAGCGGCTGGCGGCGTCGGACAAGGTCGATCTCATCCTGGGCGGCTTCGGCTCCAGCATCGTCTTCGCCGCCAGCGCGGTGACCGAGAAGTACAAGTACCCCTACATCTCGGGGGCGGCCAGCGCCAATCCCATCTTCGAGCGTGGCTTCAAGTACGTGTTCGCCACGCTCAACAAGACGTTCGACGAGGTGGAGGGGGCGGCCAAGGTCTTCTCCGTCGCTCAGCCCAGGCCGACCAGGGCCGCCGTCATCGGGTCCGATCACCTCTTCGGCAAGCTCTCGGCGGAAGGCTTCAAGAAGTTCCTGGGGGAGATGGGGATCGAGGTCGTGCACTTCGAGATCTTCCCCCTCGACCTCACCGACTACAACTCGCTTCTCCTGAAAGTGAAGCGGCAGAACCCGGACCTGCTCCTGGTCGGCGGGCTCTTCTCCCACGCGCTGCGCGTGATGAAGGCGACCAAGGAGGTGGACTTCACGCCCAAGGGCCTGGCCTTCAGTTACGGCCCCACCGTGCCCGAGTTCCTGAAGGAGTTCGGCAAAGACGCCGAAGGCGTCATCGCCGCCTCCGAGTGGCTGCCGTCTTTCCCGTTCAAGGACCCCGTGTTCGGCTCCGCCCAGGCCTTCGCGGACGCCATCGAGAAGAAGTATGGGCATGCCGCCGATTACGTTCAGGCGGCGGCGGCCGGTGGTCTGGTCGCCCAGCAGAAGGCCATCGAGACGCTCGGGCTCACGCCGCCGCTCGCCGAGAAGGACCGCGAGGCCCTCATGGAGCAGCTCCACAAGCAGGACATCCAGACCCTCTACGGGCAGGTGAAGTTCGGCCCCGACGGTGGCATCGTCCAGAAGCCGCCCATCGCCGTGCAGATCCAGGGCGGCAAGTTCGCGCTCGTCTACCCCAAGCAAGTGGGCGGCGTCCAGGCCGCGAAGCTCGGGTATCCGCTGACGCCCTGGCGATCACGCTAG
- a CDS encoding SDR family oxidoreductase: protein MDLGLKGKVALVTGGSKGIGKAVARGLAEEGAKVAVCARDKATLEAAAQDIAKATGSEVFVVAGDLTRPADVQHIVDATVVRFGRIDILVNNAGAAPGGEILDLTEEDWQKALQLKFMGYVRCTKAVIPHMLKQGGGRIVNIVGNDGVKPIGIELSPSAANAADLAMTVALAEQYGRRNICVNALNPGPVATERWDQLIGGIARLRKISVEEAQKRAERSIPLGRICTPEEVANVAVFIASGRASFMNGAVITLDGGQRKALLD from the coding sequence ATGGATCTCGGCTTGAAGGGCAAGGTGGCGCTGGTCACGGGCGGGAGCAAGGGCATCGGCAAGGCGGTGGCCCGGGGCCTGGCGGAGGAAGGCGCCAAGGTCGCGGTCTGCGCGCGGGACAAGGCCACGCTGGAAGCGGCGGCCCAGGACATCGCCAAAGCGACGGGGTCCGAGGTGTTCGTGGTGGCCGGCGACCTCACCCGGCCCGCGGACGTCCAGCACATCGTCGACGCCACCGTGGTCCGGTTCGGCCGGATCGACATCCTCGTGAACAACGCCGGCGCCGCGCCCGGCGGGGAAATCCTCGATCTGACGGAGGAGGACTGGCAGAAGGCGCTCCAGCTCAAGTTCATGGGTTACGTCCGCTGCACCAAAGCCGTCATCCCGCACATGCTGAAGCAGGGCGGCGGGCGGATCGTGAACATCGTCGGCAACGACGGCGTCAAGCCCATCGGCATCGAGCTCAGTCCCAGCGCGGCCAACGCGGCGGACCTGGCGATGACCGTCGCGCTGGCCGAGCAGTACGGCCGGCGCAACATCTGTGTGAATGCTCTCAATCCGGGGCCGGTGGCCACCGAGCGCTGGGACCAGCTCATCGGCGGCATTGCCCGGCTCCGGAAGATCAGCGTCGAGGAGGCGCAGAAGCGGGCCGAGCGCAGCATTCCGCTGGGCCGCATCTGCACGCCCGAGGAGGTGGCCAACGTCGCCGTCTTCATCGCCTCCGGCCGGGCCAGCTTCATGAACGGCGCCGTGATCACGCTGGACGGCGGGCAGCGCAAGGCCTTACTCGACTGA
- a CDS encoding GntR family transcriptional regulator gives MTRGSRFQKPTTLAIEIARHLREAIIKGELAPGQRVNEAKLTRELALSRSPVREAIRILEAEGLLTIEPHRGAHVRPVSEQDLEEIFDVRLMIESHGLRRGPHRLTLDVMAPLRSAVDEARSALAEEAFERWHRVSLRFHDGLVALAANRHLTRLHEELKISLRRYQISLIGLPGQPERWQAEHEAILAALQQDEVERGVDLVATHITNLKEALLKAMVGTV, from the coding sequence GTGACCCGCGGCAGCCGATTCCAGAAGCCGACGACGCTGGCGATCGAGATTGCCCGCCACCTCCGGGAAGCCATCATCAAGGGCGAGCTCGCTCCCGGCCAGCGGGTGAACGAGGCGAAGCTGACCCGGGAGCTCGCGCTCAGCCGCTCGCCCGTCCGCGAGGCGATCCGGATCCTCGAGGCGGAAGGCCTCCTGACCATCGAGCCGCACCGGGGCGCCCACGTCCGCCCGGTGTCCGAACAGGATCTCGAGGAGATCTTCGACGTCCGGCTCATGATCGAGAGCCACGGGCTCCGACGGGGCCCGCATCGGCTGACGCTCGACGTGATGGCCCCGCTGCGCTCGGCGGTCGACGAGGCGCGTTCGGCGCTGGCCGAGGAGGCTTTCGAGCGGTGGCACCGGGTCTCGCTCCGCTTCCACGACGGTCTCGTCGCGCTGGCCGCCAACCGCCACCTCACCCGGCTCCACGAGGAGCTGAAGATCTCGCTACGCCGCTACCAGATCTCCCTCATCGGGCTGCCCGGCCAGCCCGAGCGCTGGCAGGCCGAGCACGAAGCCATCCTCGCCGCCCTCCAGCAGGACGAAGTGGAGCGGGGCGTCGATCTGGTCGCCACCCACATCACGAATCTGAAGGAGGCCCTCCTCAAAGCCATGGTGGGGACCGTATGA
- a CDS encoding cyclase family protein produces MKLVDLSHPWNMHTPGWVGYPGSKIYYTQTLQTNRIVSQRIETSLHVGTHLDGPMHAADGAGDIASLPLTKLVHEGVIVDVSDVVGDWDIITPKHITDKMRVKKGDILILHTGYHRYFVDKPRQDLTRYFCLHPGGTQELAAWMHDMQISWWGIDAGSGDHPMNTTIRYMRPDLTRRFEEKVGMPVGQFFGEYEYRHHKSGRLVKEEIFPMHYLAFPEGCIHAENVGGDIEQVLNQRCIIGAFPWKFEGGEACPCRIIAFFDVGPLSVEA; encoded by the coding sequence ATGAAGCTGGTCGATCTCTCGCACCCGTGGAACATGCACACGCCGGGCTGGGTCGGCTACCCGGGCTCGAAGATCTACTACACGCAGACGTTGCAGACGAACCGCATCGTCTCCCAGCGCATCGAGACCTCGCTGCACGTGGGCACGCATCTCGATGGGCCGATGCACGCGGCCGACGGCGCCGGCGACATCGCGTCGCTGCCTCTGACCAAGCTCGTCCACGAGGGGGTGATCGTCGACGTGTCCGACGTGGTGGGTGACTGGGACATCATCACGCCGAAGCACATCACCGACAAGATGCGGGTCAAGAAGGGCGATATCCTCATCCTCCACACCGGCTACCACCGGTACTTCGTGGACAAACCCCGGCAGGACCTCACGCGGTACTTCTGCCTGCATCCCGGCGGCACCCAGGAACTGGCGGCCTGGATGCACGACATGCAGATCTCCTGGTGGGGCATCGACGCCGGCTCCGGCGATCACCCCATGAACACGACGATTCGCTACATGCGCCCCGATCTCACGCGACGGTTCGAGGAGAAGGTGGGGATGCCGGTGGGGCAGTTTTTCGGCGAGTACGAGTACCGGCATCACAAGAGCGGCCGCCTGGTGAAGGAGGAGATCTTCCCGATGCACTACCTGGCCTTCCCGGAAGGGTGCATCCACGCCGAAAACGTGGGCGGCGACATCGAGCAAGTGCTCAACCAGCGCTGCATCATCGGCGCCTTCCCCTGGAAGTTCGAGGGCGGGGAGGCCTGCCCCTGCCGCATCATCGCGTTCTTCGACGTGGGGCCGCTCTCCGTCGAGGCCTGA